A segment of the Candidatus Izimaplasma bacterium HR1 genome:
TAACCCAAAGAGCTACTAATCAAAAACTTAGAAAGCATAAGAAAATGAAAGGTCCGAGGAAAAGAACGAAGGAAATGGACATAAAGTTTGAACAAAGCTTATATTTATTAATTAATAGTAAATTATAGTTGCTTTTTTGTTTTTGTTTTGATACAATTACTATGCTTGTTAAATGGAGGTGACATAAATGGCTAATATTAAAGGACAAATGAAACGTAATCTAACAAATGAAAAACGAAGATTAAGAAACGCAAGTTTAAAATCTAGTTTAAAAACTGCATTAAAAAATGTTGAAACTGCAATAGCTGAAAATAACAAAGAAGCTGCTACAGTTGCATTGGCTGACGCATTCAAGAGATTAGATAAATCTGTAACAAAAGGTATCAATCATAAGAACTATGTCGCTAGACAAAAATCAAGACTTGCTAAATCAGTAGGTACGTTATAACAATAAAATAAAAAGACAATTTAAATTGTCTTTTTTTATTTACCTAAAATGAATAATTCTAAACCGATTTTTTTATCGATTTGGCCAGTTTTAATTTTATAGTCCATATCTTCCAATGTCTTTAGATACTTTATAACTAAATCAGTACTTACTCCACGAGCATTTTTCATTATATAGTATGCTCTACCACTGGTAGCGTTAAAGTATTTAGCTATTGCTGCTTTATCTCTACCTTCTTTAATTAGTAATTTAGTATGAAGGATTTCACGGTATTTAGTAGCTAAGATTCCTAGTATTCTTAATGGATCTTCACTATGCATTATAAGGTCATTATAAACTTCCAATGCTTTACCACGATTATTATCTAACAGCAAATTAGTTATCTCGTAAACGTTGTCTTCAACGTTCTTCGTGGTAACTCTTTTTATTATATCTATATCTACTTTACGTGTTCCTTCTGCGTATAAGATTAGTTTTTGTGTTTCATTTACTAATACTTCTGTGTTATTTTCTACTCTTTTTAGCAGTTCATTTACCGCTTCTGGGTCGATTGCTATATTGTTCTTACCTAATTGTCTTTTAATCCAACTTCTAGTATCTTGATCTTTTAATGGTTTACAATCTTCAACAGTACTATGAGATTTTAAGAATTTAGTAATTGCTTTACGTTCATCTAATTTATCATAAGGTGCATGAATTATAAACAGAGTATCACTAACAGGCGACTCCAAGTATCGATTGAATGCATCCATATTGTGTTTAATTTCTTTTCTTGGTTTTTTTTGATTACTCAAAAAGTAGGCATTTTTAATAATAACAGCCTTTTTGTCTGACATAAAAGGGATCGTAGATGCATCATTTATTGCATCTTCTATATTTCTCTCTTCCATATCATAAGACGTTACATTAAAATCATCAATATGATGTTTTGCTATTAATTTATTTGTCTTTGATTTGATGATATAAGAATCATTCCCAAAGAATAAAAAAACACTATCGTTCATAGGTTTCACCTCATTAAATATTATAGCATAATAACCTATGGCTTGTTATAGTTTTTTCTCTCAAAACCAAATAAATATTCAACTTCAATTGTACCATGCAAATCGGTTCTGTGTACTGTTATATTCCTTTTCTCATAACGATTAATAACAAAGAAATCAGGATGTTCAAATTTATTGTATCTATAAACCATAATAAATACTTCTTCAGGTTTTACTAAATCAAGAAATTCAATAGAACTACTCGTACTTGAACCATGGTGAGCGACTTTCAAATAATCTACATTTATATTATATAAATCTATGAACTCCAATTCTCTTTCCTTTTCGGCATCTCCGGTAAACAAGTAATGTCTATCATCTATAAAAACACTGATGACTATAGAGTTATTATTCTCATTTTGATTTAGACCTGATAAATCATATGCAAACAAGTCAATCGAACCACACGTTAAAGACCTACCTGAGTACATTTCAATATTGTTTGGAGTGATTATATTTTTCACTCTAAAATTGTCAATAATGTCTTGCATTTCTCCATAGTGATCACTATGGAAGTGCGAAATAATTAAATAGTCTAAAGTCTTAATATTATTGTTATACAGATAATTAACAACAGAATCGTATTGATCCCTCTCACCAGTGTCGATTAAAATGTTACATCGATTAAAATTATCAGTTATGACTGTAGCATCTCCTCTTACATCTAAGAAGGCAACTTTCTTCTCAAAATGAAATAGATTTGAATTCATAAACAATAAACTAAAAAAACTAAGTAATACCAAAAACTTGATTCTATGCCTTTTATGAGTGAAATATTGCATATAGGAAACAACGATTATATAGTAAATCATAACTTCCCAAATTGAAATAAAAGTTCCTTTTAGGATAAAATTATCAATATTCGTTGAATATGAAATCAACGCATTGTACGCTTTAATAAAGACATTTAGTAGCGAGTCAAACAATGGAAAAATGAATGTTATATATGATAATGGTAAAAGTATATATGTCATACCTATTAAGAAGAATATGTTAAATATCAGAGTAAACAAGTTAATTTGATGATTTAGCGACAATATTATGGGAATTGTACTCAAAAATGATATAAATCCGACTGTAAAAAATAATTTTACTCCTGAAAAATTTCGTAATATATCCAAACTCATCAAGAGAAAAAAAGTTACAAGAAACGAAAGTACAAAACCAGGATTCATAAAATAGTAAGGATTTAGAAATATGAGCAAAATGAAAACAAATGAAAGAATATCAATATTACTTAACTTCATTTTCATTTTTTCATTCAAGATCAATAACACAAATACCAACGATGCTCGTACCACACTTGGTGTGAACGAAGTAACTATCATATAAAGCAACAACAAAATCGTAATAAATACATCTGATTTACCTTGCGAGAATCTCATTGACTTCATTATCTTTCTAAGCACCAATACTAGTATTCCTACATGAAGTCCACTAACAGCAAATAGGTGACTAATTCCCAAGTAGTTTATATCCTCTCTAAGATACTGGTCAAATTCACTTTTATCAGCTAAAACAAATGTTTTTACATAGCTTTTTGATAAAGGTATATTACTATCTATATAATTCGCTAAGTTAAAACTAATAACACCTATATTGAATCTATGATCCAAGTATTCATAATCATCAGCAAATAACTGGTACTTTATTCCTTTTGATAGTAGATATTCCTTATAATTGAAGTTTCCAGGGACAGTTTGCTCATTCGGGATTAGAAGTTCGCCCTTAACACCATATATGTCACCAGGTCGCATTTCAGCTTTATCACTCAAGTATATGTTGACTAATTGTCCATCAACCTTTCCAATAAATGATGTGAAATCATCTCCTTGCTTTACCTCTATAACTTCCACTACAAGTTGAGCACTATTTTCTAATCGATACCTTCCATGATAACTGTATATAGCAACGAATACAACAGACACTACAAGTATGGATAATAGAATGTCTTTATGGTTATTATAGACGTAAATGGCATAGAATACAGCTAGCACACTATACCAATAGTTACTTATAATCAGTATTGTTATAACTAATGAAATCCCAATGTAAACAATCCTATATCTATACGGTAATAAGTGTTTTAATCTCATTAAATGTTGCTTCTCCAATACCAGGTACATTCATTATATCTTCTATACTATTAAATGAGCTAATATTGTCACGATAGTCAATGATACTTTGAGCTGTAGACGGTCCTATTCCTGGTAGTGTTTCTAAGGTGCTTTTTGATGCAGTATTTAGATTGACTACGCCATTACTATTTTCATTATTAACATAGATATTTCCTGTGTAATCCTCACTAATATTAGGTATGTAAATATACATTTCATCATACAATAAAACACTTTGATTCACCACTGCATGATCAGCTTCCTCTGTAAAACCACCTGATAGGTTGATTAATTGGAATAATCTGGTTCCAGCCTCTACCTTATATACTCCAGGGTTTAATACAGAACCTTTAATATCGATATATATGTACGACTTATTTACTACCTGTTCATTTTCGGTGATTGGGACAATTATATTTGGTTCCTTTTCGAAATCGAGTGATAATACAACCGATATTAATACAATCACAACAACTGCAATATAGATATAATATTTCTTAATAAACTCTTTCATTTATACCACCTCAAATATATAGTACTAATGTAAGTGTGTTATTACTTTCAATTTTACCCATTGAGTGGTAAAATATAGTAGAAAATTAGTATAGGAAGTGTTTTATGAGTAAATCAATTCGAGAAATCAAAAAAGAATCTAAAACACGTGTGAACAATCACTTTGGAGATGCCTTCATAATAGTATTTGTTCCATTTTTCATCATGAATGCTATTAATATACTTCTTGGCCAAATAACAAAGTTTCTACCTGACATAGTTGAGTTTTACGCCGACTTCACTATAGAGATGTTATTCAATATATTCGCTACTTATCTCGCTTTCAAACTCCTAATACAACACGTTAGAGGTAAAAACGATTTAACTTTCAATAATTTCTTTCATTTAGATAAAGGTTTTTATAACTTCATATTCTTAAGAGTTATAGTTGCTTTAATATTTGTAGTTGCTCTTATTCCTGTTTTCCCTGTGATACGAGAACTATTTACTCAAGTATCTATTATGGTTGATCCCCATGCAATAAGGGTTTATTTAACTAATTCAGATATCATACCGAGATTTATCCAATCAATTAGGTTGTCTGCTTTACTAATTGTAATATTTTGGTTATTTACAATCAGACTACAAATGGTACCCTTTATAATAATAGATAAGAAAATTAGTCTTTTCGATGCATTTGAGTTAAGTTTTAAAATAACTAGAGGTAATTATTTTAAAATTCTCATTTTCCCATTCACCTATATCTTATGGTTATTACTTATTTTCACATTTGTTGGTACATTCTATGTAATACCACTTATCGTTGTTGGATATGGATATTTGTATTTAAATTTGATGGATACTTACGAAGCAAAACAATAAATAAAAGGACGAAAGTCCTTTTTTATTTTATACTGATTGTATATAAAAAAGAATTATCTTTTTTTACATAAAAGGATAATTCTTTCATCTGTTTTTCGCTTCTTTTGAATGAATAGATTGGCTTTATTAAGCAGTTCTTTATATTTTTTAAGTGGAAAAGTAGTTTGAAAATGTGTTTCAGTTATCTTTCCAAATTTCAGGGAATGCTTAATTTGATTTGGTACATTTGTTTTAGCTACATGCCATTCAAGTAAATCGTCTTCAAGTAAAATGTCTTCTTTGTAATTATGCACTTTATTCATATGTTGTGGTGTTAAGAAATCAAATGCAAAAATACTATTATCGTTCATTGCTGAACTAATGTTTTCGAATGCTCGTAATGTCTCTTGCTCATTAGATAAGTAGTTCACAACGTCACTTGTCATAGTAAATACATCATAAGACATATTAATTGGATCAAGGATATTGTGAATATACAGATTTAAGTGTACTCCTGCGATAACTGCGTTATTATAGGCTCTTTCAAGCATTGGTGAAGAGATATCTGTCCCAGTTACTGTGAAGTTGTTTTCAGCTAATTTAATTGCTAATGGTGCAGTTCCAGTACCTATGTCAATTGCAGTTCCTTCAGTATAGTATTTAGTTATCATTTCATAGTAGATATCGTTTAATTCATAATCAACGAATTGATCATAATATGAAGCGAATTTTTCATAAATCATTTTATTTCATTCATCTCAACTTTTCTAATTTCAACAAGCATTTTCTCTAAATCATAGTATTCTCTTTCTTCTTTGGTAAAGACATTAACTACGATATCTTTTGTATCAATTAAAACCCATGAATTTGAGTTCTTCCCTTCAACTCTTGGATGTGGGAAGTTGTGTTTAGCTAAATCATCTGTGATATGGCTAATAGCTGCTTGAAGTTGACGATCACTTGTTGCACTTGAAATAACTAAATAATCAAAAAATGGTGATTTCTCTCTCATATCGTATATTTCAATATCGCTTAAGTTAACACTTTCTAATGCTTCAACAACTACTTCAATTTTTTTCATACTTTTCCTCCTAATATGTTGTAATAAAAGTCTCTAGCTAAGTAGGCACTTTTGGGAACTTGTCCCCCTGTATTTTCATAAAAGATAATTGAATCATCAATTGCTGTATAGACAGCTAAATCAATATTTTCAAATGCAATCTCTCGTACTTTAACACAAGAATCGTAAGTTCTATTTGGTTCTATATAATCACTGATAAAGATGATTTTCTCATACATTGTCATATCTTTTCTTCCAATAGTATGATATTTAATTGCATCTAAAACATCTGTATCTTTGATATTATACACTTCTTTAGCGACAACATATGCACTAAATGCATGCAATATGTGTTCGTTGAACTCCTTTACTATTTCATCAGCATTATCAAAATGCTCATGAATAAGTTCGATGTTCTTTTCTTTTGGATAATACTTTGTAATATCATGAAGTAATGCAGCTGTTTCTAGTTTTTCAAGATCCAGATGATGAATCTCACCTAGTTTAACTGCGGTATCTCTAACACCTAAAACATGTTTTAGGCGGTTAGGTTTATTTTTATATACGGTTTGTATTTCACTCAGTAAATCCTTACTTGTCATATAAGAGCCTCCCTGATATAAGGGGTTAAAGCTTTATGAACATAGACTTTAACTGTGACATTTCCTTTCACAGTTATAAAACCTAGACCTGGAATTACAATATCTGATTTATATCTTGGATTAACGTTAAATGTATGTGGTACCAATTCATCTGTTTCGTTTTCAAAAACAGGCTTTAATAAATCACCAAGATGATTTTTCTGTAGTTCATCAGCTTTTTCTAACTTTGTTCTATGAATATTTAAAGCTTGACTAAAGTAGCATACGAATGGCGTTTTCTCACCTTTTATATAATCAACACGAGCCAGTCCACCAAAGAATAAAGTTTGATTTGATTCTATTTGATAAACTCTCGTTTTAATTTCTTTTTTAGGGGTAATAATTTTTACTGCATTTTGATCAATATAATGCGTAATTTGATTATGATTGATGATACCCGGTGTGTCAATTATGTGGTTATCACCAATTGGTATCTTAATTACATCAAGAGTAGTTCCTGCGGTTTGACTAACAGTAATAATGTCCTTTGGTGCATCAGCATACGCTTTTAATATTGTATTAATAAATGTTGATTTACCAACATTTGTTGCACCTACTATATAGATATCTCTATCTTCTGCATATTCCATTATTTCATTAATAATTTTATCAATATTTTTATATTTCAAGGCACTCATTAAGAAAATATCCAGTGGTTTTAAGTTATTGTCACTAACTATCTTTCTTAAGTGGTGTAACAATTTTGCTTCCTTAATACTTTTAGGTAACAAATCAGTTTTATTAGCAATAATAATTAAATCATTATTATTTGTTAATTTAGCTATTTGAGGAATCATCGAACCTTCAATATCAAAGATATCAATTATCTTTACAACAAGTGAATTACTATTACCTATTTCACTTATAATATGATAAAAATCTTCTTCAGTAATCTCTGTAGGGATAATCTCATTATAGTTTTTCAATCTAAAACAACGACGACATACAATGTCTTCGGATTCTTCAGTTAATTTGCTTTTAGGGACGTATCCAGCTTGTTTTTGATTCTCTGTTTGGATAACACTCCCGCAGCCAATGCAGCGTAATTCTTCCATATTATTTCCTCAAATCTAGTTTTAAGTCGTTATATTTATTTGGGTAATGCTTTTTAATTTTTCCTAACATTCTTTGCTCGGTTTTTCGGTTTATTTTGGTATACCATTTCTCTGTTTTCTTTTTTAATGGATTTACTAAAACGCTATAAACGTTAACACGATTAGCTGCCCATATATCTGTCATTAATTGATCTCCAACTAAGATAGTTCGATCTAAGTCTTTAACAATAGCACTACTAATTGCTTTGTTTATACCAACTAGTAAAGGTTTTCTTGCGTTGGCAAACCCTTTAATATTAGTTTTTTCGGTAAACTTATCAACACGACTTGGGATATTATTAGAAATTAAGATTAGTTCAAATCCAATTTCTTGTAGTTCTTTAAACTTTAGATTAATTTCATTTGTCGGTAGTTGCTCATCATATGAAATCAATGTATTATCTAAATCACTAAGGATTGTTCGATACCCTTTTTTATATAAACCTTTAAAATCTATCTCAAAAAATGAATTATGAAATTCACTTGGAATAAATCTTTTAGTTTTTAGAAATAAATGCAACATTTTTATACCTCCATCAATTAATCTTATTATACTAAAATGTTATCTAGTTGTCTAAGTTTAATTAGCGTCTTGGTTTGATTAAACAATGTTTATCAAACCCAATTAAATCTTCTCTTTTAGCTAATTTTAAAGCTTTAAGTACTAAATTGTAGTTTTTAGGATTACGAAATTGAATTAAAGCTCTTTGCATTGCCTTATCTTCTTTGGATCTTGGAATATAAACAGGTTCCATTGTTCTTGGATCCAAACCTGTATAATACATACATGTTGATAAAGTACCCGGAGTTGGGTAGAAGTCTTGGACTTGTTCAGGATAATAACCTAAACCTTTGATATAAAGAGCTAGTTCCACTGCATCTTTAATTGTACTACCAGGGTGGCTAGACATTAAGTAAGGTACTAAAAACTGATTTTTGTCATATTTCTTGTTGATTTCATAGTATCTTTTTACAAACTTATCATAAAGTTCTCTTTTTGGTTTGTTCATTTTTTCTAATACATCGTCACTAATGTGTTCTGGAGCCACTTTCAGTTGCCCAGAAATATGATGTTTCACTAACTCATGAAAGAATGTTTCATCTTTATCATACAACAAGTAATCATATCTTATTCCACTTCTAACAAAGACTTTTTTAACTTTGTCTAAGCTACGAACTTCTCTTAAGATTTCTAAATAATTATTGTGAGTAACTTTTAATAACGGACAAGGTTTATCTTCTAAACATTGCTTATCTAAACAGATACCTTTAGTTTTTTGTTTATTACAAGCTACATCATAGAAGTTAGCTGTAGGACCTCCGATGTCATGGATATATCCTTTGAAATCCTCATAATTAGTAATGATTCTAGCTTCATTAACTATCGATTCTTTTGAACGTGATTGAATAATTCTTCCTTGATGATAAGTTAAAGCACAGAAACTACATCCTCCGTAACAACCTCTATTAGCAATAATCGAGAATTTCACTTCATTTATCGCTGGGATGTGACCAAGTTTTTTATAAACCGGGTGATAATCTCTTTCATATGGGAGATTATATATGGCATCCATTTCATCTTTTGTTAATGGATGATTTGGGGGATTCTGAACTACATTATGATTACGATATCTTTCAAGTAATGGTTTTGCACTAATGTGGTCAACATTTTGATATTTAATATTGAAACTTTTAGCATAGACTTTTTTACTGTTCAAAATCTCATCGTAAGATGGTAATTCAATTGCATCTTCAGGAATATATTGTGGATTCTTTGTTCTAAAAACAGTACCTTTAATAAAGATAATATCTTTAATATCCAAACCACTATTTAGGTAATCAGCGACTTCAATGATACTTAATTCACTCATCCCATAAATTAGCAAGTCTGCTTTACTGTCAATAAGAATACTTTTTCTAACTTTATTACTCCAGTAATCGTAGTGCGCCATTCTTCTTAAAGAAGCTTCAATACCACCAATAATAATTGCACTATCTGGGAACAATTCTCGTACTGTAGAAGAATATTTAATTGTTGCGTAGTCAGGTCTTAGACCCATCTCTCCGTTAGGACTATATTGATCTTTAGTACGACGTCTTTTCGCAACTGAATAATGATTTACCATAGAATCAATATTACCACTAGACACTAAGAAACCAAGTCGTGGAGTTCCTAATTTTTTAAACTCCTCTTTATCATTCATATTTGGTTGAGCGATAATCCCAACTGAATATCCATACGACTCTAATAGTCTTGAAATTATGGCGATACCAAAAGAGGGATGATCGATATAAGCATCACCACTAATTAAGATAAAATCTAATTGTTCAATATTTCTTTCTAATAAGTCTTCTTTTGATATTGGTAAAAACATAATATCACCTATATATTCTTTTTAATTCAAATCTTAATTGCTTAAAATTTGGACATATTTTCTCTAACAATTGGTAGTACTTACTACTGTGATTTTGATGTATTAAATGAGCTATTTCGTGTAAATAGACATACTCTATATACTTCAGTTCATATTTGATTAAATGTAAGTTCAAATTTATGGTTTTCTTTGTAGCATTACAACTACCATGTCTGGTATTTGTATATCGTGTTTTATATTTAATATTAGATAAATCGATGTATTTATTATTCTGATATTTGCTATGAAGATAATAAATTACATCCATCATTTTCATTTTATAGAATTGTTTAATAACTTCATCTTTGATATCAGTGGTCGGTAAATCAATAGTGTTCTTTTCTTCATCTATTTGAATCACTTCCACATCATTCAATACTACTTTGTAATTCTCACCTAGTAATTTGAATAATGAATCATCTTCATCAATTGACTTTGTTGAATTTTTAAGTTTATTGATAAACCTAAAACTGTTTTCCTTGATATATTTAACCGCATCTCTTTCACTTTGATATTTAGATAGATTAATTTGGATATAACCTTCTCTTTTGAAGTAAAAGTATGTGTTCTTGTTCTTCTTTTTGGCTATTTTGTAGGGTATTTCAGTATTTAGCAATGATATATACTTCATTATAACTCCTTGATTAACTCTCGTAATACTACACTAGCTTTGATACTTGCTTCTTCAACAAATTTATCAAAGTCTTCACCTTGAGTTTCATCATCTAATACGTCACTTATTGATCTATATATTATAAATGGTATTTTGTATATAGAAGCAGTATGTGCTATCGCACAAGCTTCCATTTCAATTGCTAGAATATCATTATAAAGTTCATTAACTTTTGCGATAGTTTCTTTAGATGTTACAAATTGGTCACCTGATGCAACTTTACCTAAATGATATGCAATATTTGCATTTTCTAGAACTTTTATTGTTTTAGATATAAGTGTTTTGTCTGCTTTAAAAGTAGCATCCATTCCTGGTACTTGTCCATGAACATATCTACTACCAAAAGAAGTTACATCAACATCGTGATATAGTACTTCGGTTGAAATTACTATATCTTTATGAGTAACACCATTCTGTCCTCCAGCAACTCCAATATTAATAACGTAATCAACATCATATTCTTCTAGTAATTTGGAAGTTGTTATTGCTGCATTTACTTTACCAATTCCCGCTAAAACAATCACGACTTGCTTACCTTCAATCGTTCCAGTATAAAATGTTCTTATACCTCTCGCTTCTTCAGTTAGATTTGTGACTTCCTTTTTAATGGTTTCTAGTTCAATATCCATTGCTCCGATAATACCAATCATAATTAGCCTCCTAAAATGAAAATAAGAATGTAAAATACACTCTTATTTAACGTCAACTATTTTTACTTTTACTTCTCTTCCTGTTTCTGTTTTCACAGTAACAGTTTTACCTTTTTTGCTTCCGATAATTCCCTTACCGATTGGTGATTCATTTGAGATCTTATTATTTAGAGGATCCGCTTCTAAAGAACCAACTATAGTGTATTCTTGTTCTTCGAACTCACCAACTTTAATTACTACTGTTTTACCAATATTAACCTTATTAGTATGATCTTCTTTAATGATTTCGTAATCTTTTAAAATTCCTTCAATCTCTTTAATTCTAGCTTCAATTTGTGCTTGTTCATCACGAGCTGCATCATAATCTGCATTCTCTGATAAATCTCCTTGAGCACGTGCATCTTTTAAAGCTTCTAAGTTTCTTGCTCTGTCTTCTGTTTTAAGTCTTTCAATTTCATTTTGTAAATCTAAAAGACCCTGTTTGGTTAATTTATACGTTTTTTCCATAGTTTACCTCCACTACAATATGTTATTATACTATATTTTCATTTGAAATGATAGATTTTATTTTGGTGATAATTAAATCAACTGCGACATCATGATGTTTATCATTTGGGATAATTACATCAGCATATCTTTTGGTCGGTTTAACGAATGCAAAGTGCATAGGTTTAACAGTGTTTAAG
Coding sequences within it:
- the rpsT gene encoding 30S ribosomal protein S20, which translates into the protein MANIKGQMKRNLTNEKRRLRNASLKSSLKTALKNVETAIAENNKEAATVALADAFKRLDKSVTKGINHKNYVARQKSRLAKSVGTL
- a CDS encoding DNA polymerase III subunit delta; this translates as MNDSVFLFFGNDSYIIKSKTNKLIAKHHIDDFNVTSYDMEERNIEDAINDASTIPFMSDKKAVIIKNAYFLSNQKKPRKEIKHNMDAFNRYLESPVSDTLFIIHAPYDKLDERKAITKFLKSHSTVEDCKPLKDQDTRSWIKRQLGKNNIAIDPEAVNELLKRVENNTEVLVNETQKLILYAEGTRKVDIDIIKRVTTKNVEDNVYEITNLLLDNNRGKALEVYNDLIMHSEDPLRILGILATKYREILHTKLLIKEGRDKAAIAKYFNATSGRAYYIMKNARGVSTDLVIKYLKTLEDMDYKIKTGQIDKKIGLELFILGK
- a CDS encoding ComEC family competence protein: MRLKHLLPYRYRIVYIGISLVITILIISNYWYSVLAVFYAIYVYNNHKDILLSILVVSVVFVAIYSYHGRYRLENSAQLVVEVIEVKQGDDFTSFIGKVDGQLVNIYLSDKAEMRPGDIYGVKGELLIPNEQTVPGNFNYKEYLLSKGIKYQLFADDYEYLDHRFNIGVISFNLANYIDSNIPLSKSYVKTFVLADKSEFDQYLREDINYLGISHLFAVSGLHVGILVLVLRKIMKSMRFSQGKSDVFITILLLLYMIVTSFTPSVVRASLVFVLLILNEKMKMKLSNIDILSFVFILLIFLNPYYFMNPGFVLSFLVTFFLLMSLDILRNFSGVKLFFTVGFISFLSTIPIILSLNHQINLFTLIFNIFFLIGMTYILLPLSYITFIFPLFDSLLNVFIKAYNALISYSTNIDNFILKGTFISIWEVMIYYIIVVSYMQYFTHKRHRIKFLVLLSFFSLLFMNSNLFHFEKKVAFLDVRGDATVITDNFNRCNILIDTGERDQYDSVVNYLYNNNIKTLDYLIISHFHSDHYGEMQDIIDNFRVKNIITPNNIEMYSGRSLTCGSIDLFAYDLSGLNQNENNNSIVISVFIDDRHYLFTGDAEKERELEFIDLYNINVDYLKVAHHGSSTSSSIEFLDLVKPEEVFIMVYRYNKFEHPDFFVINRYEKRNITVHRTDLHGTIEVEYLFGFERKNYNKP
- the comEA gene encoding ComE operon protein 1, whose product is MKEFIKKYYIYIAVVVIVLISVVLSLDFEKEPNIIVPITENEQVVNKSYIYIDIKGSVLNPGVYKVEAGTRLFQLINLSGGFTEEADHAVVNQSVLLYDEMYIYIPNISEDYTGNIYVNNENSNGVVNLNTASKSTLETLPGIGPSTAQSIIDYRDNISSFNSIEDIMNVPGIGEATFNEIKTLITV
- the prmC_2 gene encoding Release factor glutamine methyltransferase, whose amino-acid sequence is MIYEKFASYYDQFVDYELNDIYYEMITKYYTEGTAIDIGTGTAPLAIKLAENNFTVTGTDISSPMLERAYNNAVIAGVHLNLYIHNILDPINMSYDVFTMTSDVVNYLSNEQETLRAFENISSAMNDNSIFAFDFLTPQHMNKVHNYKEDILLEDDLLEWHVAKTNVPNQIKHSLKFGKITETHFQTTFPLKKYKELLNKANLFIQKKRKTDERIILLCKKR
- the rsfS gene encoding Ribosomal silencing factor RsfS → MKKIEVVVEALESVNLSDIEIYDMREKSPFFDYLVISSATSDRQLQAAISHITDDLAKHNFPHPRVEGKNSNSWVLIDTKDIVVNVFTKEEREYYDLEKMLVEIRKVEMNEIK
- a CDS encoding putative nicotinate-nucleotide adenylyltransferase, with protein sequence MTSKDLLSEIQTVYKNKPNRLKHVLGVRDTAVKLGEIHHLDLEKLETAALLHDITKYYPKEKNIELIHEHFDNADEIVKEFNEHILHAFSAYVVAKEVYNIKDTDVLDAIKYHTIGRKDMTMYEKIIFISDYIEPNRTYDSCVKVREIAFENIDLAVYTAIDDSIIFYENTGGQVPKSAYLARDFYYNILGGKV
- the der_2 gene encoding GTPase Der, with the translated sequence MEELRCIGCGSVIQTENQKQAGYVPKSKLTEESEDIVCRRCFRLKNYNEIIPTEITEEDFYHIISEIGNSNSLVVKIIDIFDIEGSMIPQIAKLTNNNDLIIIANKTDLLPKSIKEAKLLHHLRKIVSDNNLKPLDIFLMSALKYKNIDKIINEIMEYAEDRDIYIVGATNVGKSTFINTILKAYADAPKDIITVSQTAGTTLDVIKIPIGDNHIIDTPGIINHNQITHYIDQNAVKIITPKKEIKTRVYQIESNQTLFFGGLARVDYIKGEKTPFVCYFSQALNIHRTKLEKADELQKNHLGDLLKPVFENETDELVPHTFNVNPRYKSDIVIPGLGFITVKGNVTVKVYVHKALTPYIREALI
- a CDS encoding Mitochondrial PGP phosphatase — protein: MLHLFLKTKRFIPSEFHNSFFEIDFKGLYKKGYRTILSDLDNTLISYDEQLPTNEINLKFKELQEIGFELILISNNIPSRVDKFTEKTNIKGFANARKPLLVGINKAISSAIVKDLDRTILVGDQLMTDIWAANRVNVYSVLVNPLKKKTEKWYTKINRKTEQRMLGKIKKHYPNKYNDLKLDLRK
- the mtnN gene encoding 5'-methylthioadenosine/S-adenosylhomocysteine nucleosidase; protein product: MIGIIGAMDIELETIKKEVTNLTEEARGIRTFYTGTIEGKQVVIVLAGIGKVNAAITTSKLLEEYDVDYVINIGVAGGQNGVTHKDIVISTEVLYHDVDVTSFGSRYVHGQVPGMDATFKADKTLISKTIKVLENANIAYHLGKVASGDQFVTSKETIAKVNELYNDILAIEMEACAIAHTASIYKIPFIIYRSISDVLDDETQGEDFDKFVEEASIKASVVLRELIKEL
- the greA gene encoding Transcription elongation factor GreA, producing the protein MEKTYKLTKQGLLDLQNEIERLKTEDRARNLEALKDARAQGDLSENADYDAARDEQAQIEARIKEIEGILKDYEIIKEDHTNKVNIGKTVVIKVGEFEEQEYTIVGSLEADPLNNKISNESPIGKGIIGSKKGKTVTVKTETGREVKVKIVDVK